DNA sequence from the Candidatus Delongbacteria bacterium genome:
TTATTGAACAGCCTTTTTTAATAAATTATAGTTTAATAAACTTCTTATAACCTATATTATTAGGCGTTTTCAAAGTAAGCAAATAGCTGCCCTGGACAAACTTTCGTACATCAATAACATTAGTTCTACCATTAAAAGTATCGTATAGTAACGATCGACCTGTAATATCGTAAATAAATATTTCGTACTGTTCACCTATTTCATTATCCAACTCAATGGTTAAATCAGAATTGGTTGGGTTAGGATATAGATTAAAGCCTAATTCATCCAATACAGAATAGTTGGTATCTATAATGGATGCACTTTTATAATCAAAATC
Encoded proteins:
- a CDS encoding T9SS type A sorting domain-containing protein, which codes for MPGTHIGSIGAVPSGSYFHARVLPCPVGNCEDFDYKSASIIDTNYSVLDELGFNLYPNPTNSDLTIELDNEIGEQYEIFIYDITGRSLLYDTFNGRTNVIDVRKFVQGSYLLTLKTPNNIGYKKFIKL